The window ACTAAATCAAACTGGATCCCGATAAGTTGGCAGAAGCCGTAAAGAACGAAACCGATAAAAAAGGTGGAGAATAAAGTCGCCCCGAGAGCTAAGACGGTGATTTCCCATTTTTGGTCTTTTAGGTTGGGAAGCTTGATACCCAGGCCACCGGCGAAAAGAAGGAAACCAAGAATACCTTTAAGGAGGAAGTTTTCGAAGTTGATACTAGTGACGGTTTCGGTGGCGATTTGTGTCAGATGGAACCAATTATTCTGACCAGCAATTAAGATAAGTAATGAGAGGAGCATGGAACCTGCTGTTATGGCAATGGTGGTTTGCATCTTCCCTATTTTACTGTTTAAAAAGGCGATCATCATCGCCGCGGCAGATAGAAAGCACAGAGTGTAATAGACCGACATTTTTTTCTCATTGTGTAACAAAATATGAGCGAAATTGTCGTTGGATGTTGAGCAAATAGCAAACGTTTTTTTAGTGCTGCATGAACCATTGATAATAGGAATAATAAGTGCCAATTTGGTATTTTAGACGTCTAGATTTCTAATCAATGTGTGATAGGATGTCAAAAAGCATAAGGAATGAGGCTGTACTGTGGGAAGTAATGTGAGACACCAAATCGAAACGCAACTGAATAAGCGTATCTTACTCATTGACGGTGGTATGGGTACGATGATTCAGGGCTACAAACTTGAAGAGCAGGATTATCGCGGCGAGCGCTTTGCTGACTGGCATTGCGATCTCAAAGGCAACAATGACTTATTGGTACTGACGCAGCCTCAGCTGATTAAAGAAATTCACTCTGCTTATCTGGAAGCCGGCGCGGATATTCTGGAAACCAACACATTTAACGCCACTACGATTGCGATGGCCGATTACGACATGCAATCGCTGAGTGAAGAGATTAACTTCGCGGCGGCAAAGTTAGCCCGTGCCGCCGCCGATGAATGGACCGCTAAGACACCGGATAAGCCACGTTTTGTCGCCGGTGTGCTCGGTCCGACCAACCGGACCTGTTCCATCTCTCCGGATGTGAATGATCCTGGCTATCGCAACGTTACTTTTGATCAGTTGGTTACGGCTTATTCAGAGTCGACCCGCGCACTGATTAACGGTGGTAGTGACCTGATTCTTATCGAAACCATATTTGACACTCTGAATGCCAAAGCATGTGCTTTCGCGGTGGCGTCGGTATTTGAAGAAATGGGGATTGAGCTGCCGGTGATGATCTCCGGTACCATTACCGATGCTTCCGGCCGGACGCTGTCTGGCCAGACAACAGAAGCATTCTATAATGCGCTGCGTCACGTTCGTCCGATTTCATTTGGCTTGAACTGTGCGTTGGGCCCGGATGAGCTGCGTCAGTACGTCGAAGAGCTGTCACGTATTTCTGAGTGTTATGTCTCTGCCCACCCGAATGCCGGTCTGCCAAACGCATTTGGTGAATACGATCTGTCACCGGAAGATATGGCTGAGCACATCTCTGAATGGGCCCAGACCGGTTTCCTTAACCTGGTCGGGGGCTGTTGTGGTACCACACCCGAACATATTGCGGCGATGGCGCAAGCTGTTGAGGGCGTGACGCCCCGCGCGCTGCCAGAGCTGAATGTGGAATGTCGCCTGTCAGGCCTTGAGCCGCTCAACATTGCTAAAGAGACACTGTTTGTGAACGTCGGTGAGCGGACCAACGTTACCGGCTCAGCCCGTTTTAAACGCCTGATCAAAGAAGAGCTGTACGATGAAGCGCTGGATGTTGCGCGTGAGCAGGTGGAAAACGGTGCCCAAATCATCGATATCAACATGGATGAAGGCATGCTGGATGCAGAAGCCTGTATGGTGCGTTTCCTTAACCTGTGTGCCTCCGAGCCGGAAATTTCTAAGGTTCCGGTCATGGTCGACTCGTCGAAATGGGAGGTTATTGAGGCCGGCCTGAAATGTATTCAGGGCAAAGGTATCGTGAACTCGATTTCCCTTAAAGAGGGTAAAGAGAAATTCGTTCAGCAGGCTAAGCTGGTTCGTCGCTACGGCGCGGCGGTGATCGTTATGGCCTTCGACGAAGTCGGTCAGGCTGACACACGAGAGCGCAAGCTGGAAATCTGTACCCGTGCTTACCATATCCTGGTCGATGAAGTCGGTTTCCCGCCGGAAGATGTGATTTTTGACCCGAACATCTTTGCGGTCGCGACCGGTATCGATGAACACAATAACTACGCCCTCGACTTTATCAATGCCGTGGCTGACATCAAACGCGATCTGCCGCACGCGATGATCTCCGGTGGTGTCTCTAACGTGTCGTTTCTCGTTCCGTGGTAACAACTATGTACGTGAAGCGATCCACGCCGTGTTCCTGTATCACTGTTTCAAAAACGGTATGGACATGGGCATAGTGAATGCCGGACAGCTTGAGATTTACGATAACGTGCCGGACAAACTGCGTGAAGCGGTGGAAGACGTGGTGCTCAACCGTCGTGACGATGGTACCGAGCGTTTGCTGGAAATCGCCGAACAGTACCGCGAAAATGCGGTCGGCAAGCAGGAAGATGCGTCTGCACAAGAGTGGCGTACCTGGCCGGTCGCCAAGCGCCTTGAGCACGCGTTGGTGAAAGGTATCACTGAATTTATCGTTGAAGATACTGAAGAAGCTCGCGTCAATGCCAGCAAACCACTGGAAGTGATTGAAGGTCCGCTGATGGACGGCATGAACGTGGTCGGCGATCTGTTTGGTGAAGGTAAGATGTTCCTGCCGCAGGTGGTAAAATCGGCGCGGGTAATGAAACAGGCGGTGGCGCACCTTGAGCCGTTCATCAATGCTGAAAAACAATCCGGTTCTTCCAACGGTAAGATTCTGCTCGCCACGGTAAAAGGCGATGTGCATGACATCGGTAAGAATATCGTTGGCGTGGTGCTGCAGTGTAATAACTACGAAATCATCGACCTTGGCGTGATGGTACCGTGTGAGACCATCCTCAAAGTCGCCAAAGAAGAGAAGGTGGATATTATCGGCCTGTCCGGTCTGATTACTCCGTCACTGGATGAGATGGTGCACGTTGCCAAAGAGATGGAGCGCCAGGGCTTTGATCTGCCGCTGCTGATCGGTGGTGCAACCACCTCGAAAGCGCACACTGCGGTGAAGATTGAGCAGAACTATCATCAGCCGGTGGTGTACGTGAACAACGCGTCCCGCGCGGTAGGTGTGTGTTCGGCGCTGCTGTCGGAAACGCAGAAGCCGGCCTTTATCGAAAAGCTGAACCTGGATTACGAGCGTACTCGTGATCAGCACGCGCGTAAGACGCCGAAAAGCCGTCCGGTCACGCTGGAAGAAGCACGCGCCAATAAAGCGCCGATCGACTGGGACAGCTACACGCCGCCGGTTCCGGCTAAACCGGGTGTGCATGTCTTTGAAGATTTTGATATTGCTACGCTGCGTCAGTACATCGACTGGACTCCGTTCTTTATGACCTGGTCTCTGATGGGCAAATACCCGGCGATTCTCGAGCACGACGAGGTGGGGGAAGAAGCCAAGCGTCTGTTTAAAGATGCCAACGATCTGCTCGATCGGGTTGAACGCGAAGACCTGCTCAAAGCGAGTGGTATGTGTGCCTTGTTTCCCGGCAGCCAGCATTGGTGATGATATTGAAGTCTATACCGATGAGTCGCGCAGCGAGGTGGCTCATGTGCTGTATAACCTGCGTCAGCAGACCCTGAAACCGAAAGGTGCTAACTACTGTCTGGCCGATTACATTGCGCCGAAAGAGAGTGGTAAGCAGGACTGGATTGGTGCGTTTGCGGTGACCGGTGGTATCGGTGAGCGTGAGCTGGCGGATCAGTACAAGGCGCAGGGCGACGATTATAACGCGATCATGATTCAGGCTGTGGCCGATCGTCTGGCGGAAGCCTTTGCGGAATGCCTGCACGAGAAAGTACGTAAGGAGATCTGGGGTTATGCGGCCGATGAAAACCTGTCTAACGACGAGCTGATTCGTGAGAAATACCAGGGCATTCGTCCGGCACCGGGTTATCCGGCCTGTCCTGAGCACACCGAGAAAGGGACGCTGTGGGAAATGCTGAATGTAGAGCAGACGATTGGTATGTCGCTGACCACCAGTTATGCGATGTGGCCGGGCGCTTCAGTATCTGGCTGGTACTTCTCTCATCCGGACTCGCGTTACTTTGCTATCGCGCAGATTCAGGATGATCAGGTTCAGAGTTACGCTGAGCGTAAGGGCTGGGATAGTCTGGAAGCTGAAAAATGGCTCGGCCCGAATATTAACGGCTGATAAACAGCGATTCCCGGACGGGACAAGCAGCTAACAAAAAGGTCACCCTCGGGTGACCTTTTTAATGCCTGAAACTCTTGGGAGAGCATTAACCCTCGAACAGCTCCTGGTGCAGAGTCTGGATGACGTTCTTCGCTACCGGTGAGTCAACCAGGAAGCACAGGTTGTGATCGCTCGCGCCGTAACAGATCATACGCAGGTTGAAGTCACCCAGGGTGCTGAATACTTGCTTAGCGTAACCTTTGGTTTCCATCTGGTTACCGATCAGAGCAACCAGACACAGGTTGTGTTCGACTTCTACCGTACACAGTTGTTCCAGCTCTTCACGAGCGGCCTGATGCAGTTCCGGTGCACCGCCTGAAGTATCGGTTTTATCCAGAGTCAGGGAAACACTGATTTCTGACGTGGTGATCAGGTCAACCGAGATCTTGTATTTCGCCAGCACTTCAAACACTTTCGCCAGGAAGCCGTAAGCATGGAACATCTTGTCGCTGCGCAGGGTCACCATGGTTTGGTTGCAACGCAGTGCCAGAGCACGGAACTGTGGTGATTCTTCCACTTGCTGACGAATCCAGGTCCCGCCTTTTTCCGGCTCTTTCGATGAACCGACGAACACAGGAATACCGTGACGAATCGCCGGCACCAGAGTCGAAGGGTGGAGAATTTTGGCACCGAAGTTGGCCATCTCGGACGCTTCGCTGAAGGTGATTTCCGGAATCGGTGATGCTTTAGGTGCGATACGCGGGTCAGTGGTGTAAATGCCCGGTACGTCGGTCCAGATCTCAAGGCCGGATGCCTGAACCGCTTCGGCGATCAGCGCCGCTGAGTAGTCACTGCCGCCACGGCCAAGGGTGGTGGTATTGCCTTGCTCATCGGAACCGATGAAGCCTTGCGTGACGACAACCTGCTTCTCACACAGAGGAACCAGTTTTTCCTGCGCCAGGCGTTTCACTTCTTCAACTTGTGCTTCCGCTTTACCGTAGTTGTCGTCGGTACGCAGCACTTCACGGATATCAAAACGCACCGCGTCAACTCCGCGTTCACGCATCAGCTGAGCCAGGATATGAGTCGACATCAGTTCACCGCATGCCACCAGATGGTCGGTCAGTTTTTTGCTCGACTGGAACGATGCCGCTTCTGCTGCGCTCGCGACGCTGTCGAGAATAGCGTGTACTTCTTTCTCAACCTTAACCGGCTCCGCCAGTTGGTCGATAATTGCGTTGTGAATGTCCGCCAGCTCTTTGACCACGGCCAGGCGACGCTCCGCGTCCTGAACACCGTTCGCCAGTTCAACCAGCAGGTTTGTCACGCCCGAGCATGCACTGCTCACCACAAGTTTGGTTTGTGGATTCTTCTCGATAATGGCAGAGCAACGGCTCATGGCTTCAAAATTTGCAACGCTTGTTCCGCCAAACTTGGCGACATTGAATGCTCTCACGGCATTTCTCCCAGAATTCCAGAAATAAAAATGGTTGGTATTCCAACATCCGATGTTTGAAGAGAGTGTTCTTTAGAGCAAAAAAGAGGTGAGACTATGAAAAGATGACCTCAGAAGCTCTTCATCAGCTCGGGGCCGATGACAGTTGAAGGGATTCAGCCCAGTCAACCGACAAATCAAAACCACAATTAAGATTTGTCTCGGCACTACTCCCCCTGAATATTTTGTTTTGGAGTTGAGGCTCCACAAAATATCTGCCTGGGCAGTGCTCCTCTTCTGCTAAATAGCTCACACATTGAACGGGTTTATGCCGTTAATGTCAATTGTAAATTCTGCATCCGGGCAAAATAATTATTCACTGCGGATGTGACAGGTTCGACCTCCCGACTTATGGCCAATTGTGATAGGGAATAATTTGCATTAGTCTTGATATTTCATCCCCCAACGCATGGAGCCAACATGACTATTCGCAGTTTTATTCCACCCCATCGTATCCTGATGGGCCCCGGACCTTCTGATATCTCGCCTCAGGTACTGCAGGCGCTGAGTCGTCCGACCGTCGGTCACCTTGACCCGCTGTTTATCACCATGATGGACGAACTCAAACAACTGCTTAAATATGCGTTTCAGACCGAGAACGAATTTACCATTGCCGTCTCTGCGCCGGGTAGTGCCGGTATGGAAGCCTGCTTCGTCAACCTGGTCGAGCCGGGCGATAAAGTGATTGTGTGCCGCAATGGTGTGTTTGGTGAGCGGATGCGTGAAAACGTGCAGCGCTGCGGTGGTGAAGTGGTACTGGTTGATGATGAATGGGGGACGCCAGTCTCGGTGGATAAAGTCGCCGCCGCTATCGAACAGAATCCGGATGCGAAAATTGTCGCGTTTGTGCATGCCGAAACTTCGACCGGTGCCTGCAGTGATGCCAAAGCGATCGGCCAGCTTGCCAAGCAACACGGTATGCTGACTATTGTTGATGCCGTCACCTCATTGGGTGGTGTACCGCTGCTGGTGGATGAATGGCAGCTGGATGCGGTCTATTCCGGCAGTCAGAAATGTCTGTCGTGCGTACCGGGTCTCTCGCCGCTGACCTTTTCTCCGCTGGCGATTGAAAAAATTCAGACCCGCACGGCACCGATTCAGAGCTGGTTCCTGGATCAAAGCCTGGTGTTGGGTTACTGGAGCGGGCAGGGTAAGCGCAGCTACCACCACACGGCTCCGGTCAACAGCCTGTACGCGTTACATGAATCTCTGCTGATACTGAAAAATGAAGGGCTGGAGAATGCCTGGGCGCGACACAGCAAAATGCACCAGAAATTAAAAGCAGGCTTAGAGCAGCTCGGGCTGAGTTTTGTGGTCGATGAAGCGAGTCGTCTGCCGCAGCTGAATGCGGTCTATATTCCTGAGGGCGTTGATGATGCCGCGGTACGCAGCTATCTGCTGCAAGAGTACAATCTGGAAATTGGTGCAGGCCTGGGTGCACTGGCGGGTAAAGCATGGCGTATCGGCGTGATGGGCTATGGCGCCCGCTCTGAGAATATCGCCTTGTGCCTGAAAGCACTCGAAGAAGCTCTGCAACGCTAGTTGGCGTCAGTGTGGCGACAATGAAAAAGGTGGCTTAAGCCACCTTTTTTGATCCAGGTCTTATCCGCTGTGCGCATCCGACGAGGTTGTGCTCCCTGAGGATGCGCCTTGACTGAGCGGAGCGGCCGCGGATGGTATCGCCGGAGTCTGATACTGGATGTGGCTGAAATCATGGCCCGGGAACAGGAAGCTGGCTTCGGCGCGGATCTGTTCAGCACGGCTGTTATCTCCCAGTCCCTGATAGGCCAGGATCAGATTACTGTAAAACGCCGGGCGAGGCTTATGCCTGATAATGTCCAGTGACCAGTCGATGTAAGGCTGGATATACTCCGACTTATGTTGTGCCAGACCTATATTGAGGTAAGTGCTGTACACATCCCAGTCGAAGCGGTCACGCCACACCACAGGGTTGGTGACTTTATCCAGCAGGGCCGGATTACGTGGCTTGGAGTGCTCAAACTGCATCAGAACGTAGTTAGTGTGCAGCGCACTGAGCATGTAAAACCCGGTCAGTAACGGCAGGATCAGGCTCAGTACGCGCAGCACCGAACGGCTGATCTTACTAAAACGCACCACATGGAATTTGGCGACACGCAGATCGATCCAGAACAGCAGAATCACGAAGGTGATCCAGTGAATCGCGGAGTGATAAAACGGATACTCGAGCTGAGTGTGCAGCAGGATCGGCAGTAACAGGGCAAACATCGCCATCCGGGTGCCTTGTTTGGCGGAGCGGATGCGCAGCAGGAAAAAAGCCGCGGCAATAGCCATACCCAGAACCGGCAGCAGGCCACCTTCGACCCCCCAGTACAGGATTTCGTTGTGCGGATGGTCCATTGCCGGAAGACCGGCCGGGTATTGCTCATTGAGCTGGTGCTGGCGTGCGGTGTAGAGAATGTAACTGGACTCAAAATCGCCGTAGCCGTAACCGGTAAACGGCTTTTCGATCAGCATGTCCAGGGTTTGCGGGAAGGTGTAGCGGCGCGGGCTGTCCAGGTCCGCTTTATCCGCAACCTGACTATCGCCGCCCTGAGAGTACATAGCGCCGATACCAATCAGTATGCCGCCCAGCGTTGCCAGCAGCCAGTTGATAAAGCGCTGGCGTGGTGAGAAACGGTACAGGTAGCGCAGAATAAGTGCCACACCCAGAATGGCCGACAGCCAGCCGGTGCGTGAGGCAAGAACGATCAGCAGCGGCACTGTCATCAACGGGGTGAGATAAAGCAGGCTCACTTCACTGAGGTGTTTGTTGTATTTCTTCGGCTGGCGGGCGAGCAGGTACCCCGACAGCACTAAGCCGGTGGCGAGAAAGCTCGCCATGACGTTAGGCTGCTGGAAAATGCCATACGGACGATTATCGACTGCATTGTAGCCAAACGGATTGCCTGGCTGCAGCACAAAGTATTGTACCAGGCCGAAGGCGGCCTCAATCAAACAGCCGAAGATGATGAACCACAGCAGACGCTGTTTGTGTTTATTACTGAAGTAGAACTGCTGCAGCACAATAAACAGCAGCAAACCGGCCCATAATCCGGTCATGCGGCTGATGGCTCCTGACCAGTAGGCATTGGTGTATAACATCGGCAGCGACATAATCACGCTGCAGATCAGCAGGACAATACTCAGCTTGGAGTAACGCAGCTTACGATAGGAGGCCAGCTGATAAAGGCCAATGGCCAGTGCCACGCTCAGGGTCAGCCAGGTCGCCGGATTAAAAGCCAGCGCCAGCCCGGAGCCGCCGGGATTGGGCATGAAAAAATGCATGGCGATCAGATAAACAGCGCCCAGCACCATGAGAAAAGGTTTATTCAACGGAGCACGAGGGGCCTGCGGTTCGAGCTGAGTGCCACTGAGTAACAAGGTTGCCATAACGTCTCACTAGTAAACGAAAAAAGAAACCAGCGGATGGCGCTGGTTTCTTCACTTTAGCGCTTTTTTCTATTTCAACATAGGTTTAAGGAAGCGCGCGGTATGTGAACCTTCGACCTGGGCCACATCTTCCGGGGTACCTTCGGCAATAATTTCGCCGCCGCCCTGACCACCTTCCGGACCGAGATCGACGATCCAGTCGGCAGTCTTAATCACATCAAGGTTGTGTTCGATCACCACCACGGTGTTGCCGTTATCGCGCAGGCGGTGCAGGACATCGAGCAGTTGCTGGATATCGTGGAAGTGCAGACCTGTGGTTGGTTCATCGAGAATATATAAGGTTTTGCCGGTATCGCGTTTCGACAGCTCACGCGCCAGTTTGACCCGTTGCGCTTCACCGCCGGACAAGGTCGTCGCAGCCTGGCCAAGACGAATGTAAGACAAGCCGACATCGATCAGAGTCTGCAGTTTACGCGCAATGACTGGCACAGGTTCGAAGAAAGCTCGCGCGTCTTCAACCGTCATCTCCAGCACTTCATCAATGGTTTTACCTTTGTAGCGCACTTCCAGGGTTTCGCGGTTGTAGCGTTTACCTTTACAGATATCACACGGTACATACACGTCCGGCAGGAAGTGCATTTCAACCTTGATCACGCCATCGCCCTGACACGCTTCACAGCGTCCGCCCCGGACGTTAAAGCTGAAACGGCCCGGTTTATAGCCGCGGGAGCGCGACTCCTGAGTACCGGCAAACAGCTCACGAATCGGGGTGAAGATACCGGTGTAGGTCGCCGGGTTAGAGCGTGGCGTACGGCCAATCGGGCTCTGATCGATATCGATCACCTTATCAAAGTGCTCCAGACCCTGAATCGATTTGTACGGTGCCGGTTTGGAGGTGGTGGCGCCGTTCAGGGCGATGTGGGCGATATTAAAAAAGGTGTCATTGATCAGGGTCGACTTGCCGGATCCGGATACACCCGTAATACAGCTGAACAGACCCACCGGCAGCGACAGGTTAACGTCTTTGAGGTTGTTACCGGAGGCGCCGATCAGCTCAACGGTCTTTTTCGGATCACGTGCAACCCGCTTGGCCGGCACTTGAATCGCTTTGCTGCCACTCAGATACTGACCGGTCAGAGAGTCCGGGTTGGCAATGATTTCATGCACTGTGCCTTCGGCAACCACAGCGCCGCCATGGACACCGGCGCCCGGGCCGATATCAATCACATGGTCGGCAAGACGGATGGCATCTTCATCGTGTTCGACCACCAGGACAGTATTGCCCAGATCGCGCAGATGAGTCAGGGTGCTGAGCAGGCGTTCATTATCACGCTGGTGGAGGCCGATAGACGGTTCATCCAGCACGTACATCACGCCGACTAGTCCGGCACCAATCTGGCTGGCCAGACGGATGCGTTGTGCTTCACCGCCGGACAAGGTTTCGGCGCTGCGCGATAAATTGAGGTAGTTGAGGCCGACGTTGACCAAAAAATGCAGCCGGTCATTGATCTCTTTCATCACTTTCTCGGCGATTTGGGCGCGCTGGCCTTCCAGCTGCAGCGACTGGAAAAACTGCAGCGCGTCAGCAATGCTCAGTTCAACAATCTGCGGCAGGGTGGTGTCGTTGACGAACACATTACGTGCTTCCAGCCGCAGCCGGGTACCGTCACAACTGGCACAGGATTTGGTGGAAATATATTTCACCAGCTCTTCGCGTACTGAGTTGGATTCGGTATCGCGGTAACGACGTTCCAGCGTATTGAGAATGCCCTCAAACGGATGACGTTTGACCCGGATATCTCCGCGGTCATTGATGTAGTTGAATTCGATTTCGGTGCGGCCGGAGCCATTCAGGAGCACGTCCTGGATCTTTTTCGGCAATTGTTTAAACGGTGCCTGCAGGTCGAAATCATAATGCTTGGCCAGTGAGGTCAGCATCTGGAAGTAGTAGAAATTCTTCTGATCCCAGCCGCGAATCGCGCCCTGGGCCAGACTCAGAGTGTCATCCTGGATCACGCGCTGCGGATCGAAATACTGCTGTACGCCAAGACCGTCACAGGTCGGACAGGCACCGGCCGGGTTGTTGAATGAGAACAGGCGCGGCTCCAGTTCACGCATGCTGTAGCCACAGTGCGGACAGGCAAAGTTGGCGGAGAAGACGTGCTCCTCCCCGTCACCGTCCATCGGCGCGACCACCACAATACCGCCGGACAGCTCGAGCGCGGTTTCAAACGATTCTGCCAGACGCTGCTGCAGATCGCTGCGAACTTTGAAACGATCCACCACTACTTCAATGGTGTGCTTTTTATGCAGTTCCAGCGGCGGCGGATCGGACAGATCACAGGTTTCGCCATCGATACGGGCGCGGATAAAGCCCTGAGCAGCCAGATTTTCCAGCGTTTTAACGTGCTCACCTTTCCGCTCTTTGATGATCGGTGCCAGCAGCATCATCTTGGCGCCTTCCGGCATCTCCAGCACTTTATCGACCATCTGACTGATGGTCTGAGCGGCCAGCGGTACATGGTGATCCGGACAACGCGGCTCACCGACGCGGGCATAGAGCAGACGCAGGTAGTCATAGACTTCGGTAATGGTGCCCACGGTTGAACGCGGGTTGTGAGAAGTCGATTTTTGTTCGATAGAAATGGCCGGAGACAGACCTTCAATGTGGTCGACGTCGGGTTTTTCCATCAAAGAGAGAAACTGACGGGCATAGGCCGACAGGGATTCAACGTAACGACGCTGCCCCTCAGCATACAAGGTGTCAAAGGCCAGCGATGATTTACCCGAACCGGACAGGCCGGTGATGACAATCAGTTTGTCACGCGGAATGGTCAGGTTGATATTCTTCAGATTGTGGGTACGGGCACCACGAACTTCGATTTTATCCATCAGTTTTCTCTATGTCATACCAAGTCGGACAAGTATTACATAGAGTGACAAGTGTGCAAATGATTACTGGATAAAAAAACAGTTAAAAAAGCCATCCCGGAGGATGGCTTGCAGAATCAGTACTGGTGCAGAAATTACGATTTCTGGGTTGAGTGCTTGTCGAGCTCAACCTTTTGCTGATCTTTCTGGTACAGGTTTTCGAAACAGTAGTTGGTGGCTTCAATGTAGCCTTCAACGCTGCCGCAGTCGAAACGCTTGCCTTTGAATTTGTAAGCCAGGACACAGCCCGCTTTGGCTTGTTTCAGCAGTGCGTCGGTGATTTGGATTTCACCGCCTTTGCCCGGTTCGGTATTTTCGATCAGTTCAAAAATATCCGGAGTCAGAATGTAGCGGCCGATGATCGCCAGGTTGCTTGGTGCAGTGCCAGGTTCTGGTTTTTCCACCATGTCGTCAACGCGGAACAGATCGTCTTTGATCATCTCGCCTGAGATCACACCGTATTTGTGGGTCTCATCCTGCGGTACTTCCTGTACGGCGACGATAGAGCAGCGGAACTGTTTATACAGTGCGACCATCTGGGCCAGAACACCTTGCTGTTCATTGACACACAGGTCATCAGCCAGCACAACGGCAAACGGTTCATCACCCACCAGTTCACGGCCGGTCAGAATCGCGTGACCCAGACCTTTCATCTCGCGTTGACGGATGTAAGTGAACTGCGCGGTATCGATGATCGAACGGATATCAACCAGCAGTTTTTCCTTGTTGGTGCCGCTGATCTGATGTTCCAGCTCGTAGTTCATATCAAAGTGGTCCATGATCGAGTGCTTGCCTCGTCCGGTCACAATGCACATACCAGTCATACCCGCCTGGATGGCCTCTTCAACACCGTATTCAATCAGAGGTTTGTTAACCACTGGCATCATCTCTTTTGGCATTGATTTTGTTGCCGGTAAGAAGCGGGTGCCGTAGCCAGCTGCCGGGAAAAGGCATTTGTTGATCATAAGTTTAAAGCCCTATTTTTCTTTGATTCTGTATAGTTGGAAGCCAATTTGGCCACGACTTTACCATGTTCTGGGGCGTGACTTCAGCACATTCTCTGTCCCGGACCAGAAAATGTGCTGCTCACCTCAGTTATGAGAACAGATTCTGGTTGGCCCAGGCGACTGCCTGAGTACGGTTTTTGACCGCAATCTTTTTAAAGATCTGATACAGATGCGATTTGACCGTGAATTCACTGATGAACAGGCTTTCCGCCATTCTGAGGTTGGACTCGCCGGTCTGCAGGCAACGCAGTATTTCCAGTTCGCGCGTGGTCAGGTTGAGGCTGGCCTGGGTGTTGTGATGCTGACAGACGTGACGAAAATGGTGCAGCAACTGACTGCTGACATGGCGCGGCAGGCGATTATAGCCATTAATGATTTCCGCCAGATTGTCGGCAATCAGTTCAGGCGTGTCATGCCGATAAAACAACCCCTTAAGATGGCCGAATGAGAGCAAATCTTCAGTGCGCAGCCGGCGGTTGACATTAAACAGTATGGTTTCCAGATTGATATTGGTCAGCCGCAACGGGCTCAGGCGCTGGCGAAGTTCCTGGTGTTGGTC is drawn from Vibrio sp. CDRSL-10 TSBA and contains these coding sequences:
- the galU gene encoding UTP--glucose-1-phosphate uridylyltransferase GalU, with the translated sequence MINKCLFPAAGYGTRFLPATKSMPKEMMPVVNKPLIEYGVEEAIQAGMTGMCIVTGRGKHSIMDHFDMNYELEHQISGTNKEKLLVDIRSIIDTAQFTYIRQREMKGLGHAILTGRELVGDEPFAVVLADDLCVNEQQGVLAQMVALYKQFRCSIVAVQEVPQDETHKYGVISGEMIKDDLFRVDDMVEKPEPGTAPSNLAIIGRYILTPDIFELIENTEPGKGGEIQITDALLKQAKAGCVLAYKFKGKRFDCGSVEGYIEATNYCFENLYQKDQQKVELDKHSTQKS
- the uvrA gene encoding excinuclease ABC subunit UvrA, whose product is MDKIEVRGARTHNLKNINLTIPRDKLIVITGLSGSGKSSLAFDTLYAEGQRRYVESLSAYARQFLSLMEKPDVDHIEGLSPAISIEQKSTSHNPRSTVGTITEVYDYLRLLYARVGEPRCPDHHVPLAAQTISQMVDKVLEMPEGAKMMLLAPIIKERKGEHVKTLENLAAQGFIRARIDGETCDLSDPPPLELHKKHTIEVVVDRFKVRSDLQQRLAESFETALELSGGIVVVAPMDGDGEEHVFSANFACPHCGYSMRELEPRLFSFNNPAGACPTCDGLGVQQYFDPQRVIQDDTLSLAQGAIRGWDQKNFYYFQMLTSLAKHYDFDLQAPFKQLPKKIQDVLLNGSGRTEIEFNYINDRGDIRVKRHPFEGILNTLERRYRDTESNSVREELVKYISTKSCASCDGTRLRLEARNVFVNDTTLPQIVELSIADALQFFQSLQLEGQRAQIAEKVMKEINDRLHFLVNVGLNYLNLSRSAETLSGGEAQRIRLASQIGAGLVGVMYVLDEPSIGLHQRDNERLLSTLTHLRDLGNTVLVVEHDEDAIRLADHVIDIGPGAGVHGGAVVAEGTVHEIIANPDSLTGQYLSGSKAIQVPAKRVARDPKKTVELIGASGNNLKDVNLSLPVGLFSCITGVSGSGKSTLINDTFFNIAHIALNGATTSKPAPYKSIQGLEHFDKVIDIDQSPIGRTPRSNPATYTGIFTPIRELFAGTQESRSRGYKPGRFSFNVRGGRCEACQGDGVIKVEMHFLPDVYVPCDICKGKRYNRETLEVRYKGKTIDEVLEMTVEDARAFFEPVPVIARKLQTLIDVGLSYIRLGQAATTLSGGEAQRVKLARELSKRDTGKTLYILDEPTTGLHFHDIQQLLDVLHRLRDNGNTVVVIEHNLDVIKTADWIVDLGPEGGQGGGEIIAEGTPEDVAQVEGSHTARFLKPMLK
- a CDS encoding LuxR C-terminal-related transcriptional regulator, translating into MSRTNYTRTIYLLCPDQNQPPAPSLQEALLRLPVDVPNIEPEQLLHEYKTDKHKILLFNYDQHQELRQRLSPLRLTNINLETILFNVNRRLRTEDLLSFGHLKGLFYRHDTPELIADNLAEIINGYNRLPRHVSSQLLHHFRHVCQHHNTQASLNLTTRELEILRCLQTGESNLRMAESLFISEFTVKSHLYQIFKKIAVKNRTQAVAWANQNLFS